One window from the genome of Nicotiana tomentosiformis chromosome 5, ASM39032v3, whole genome shotgun sequence encodes:
- the LOC138892767 gene encoding uncharacterized protein, whose product MQFSELARHAVWLVPTEREKIRRFINGLNYQFYFVMGNVGGAKFDEVVDSARRLEIVSIQEREEREAKRSRGPGNSSSVSSRGQPYHNRGRPYRPAQMARPQRGASASHGSYSARRSQSSLSALPV is encoded by the coding sequence ATGCAGTTTTCagaattggctcgtcatgcagtttggttggttcccacagagagggagaagattaggaggttcattaatggcctcaactatCAGTTCTATTTTGTTATGGGGAATGTAGGAGGTGCTAaatttgacgaggtggttgacagtgCTCGACGACTAGAAATAGTCAGtattcaggagcgtgaggagagggaggcgaAGAGGTCTCGTGGTCCGGGTAATTCCAGTAGTGTTTCTTCTAGGGGGCAGCCCTATCACAATAGGGGTCGACCTTATAGGcctgctcagatggctcgtcctcaacgtggcgcatcagctagccatggttcatatagtgctcgacggagtcagtcttctcttagtgcacttccagTTTAG